GTAATATTTCGCCCAGTACCGAGAATTGACGCTGAGATACGTTTAACTACTGTCGCTGGTTTATTATCGATGAAAAACGGTCCTGGTTGCTGTTTTCCAGTATATATTTCAATCGCAGAAGTGTAAAAAGTATCAGAATCTACTAGTGCAAAAGCTTTTGGCCCATAAGATTGTGGTTTCATTGGTAAATATTgtttaaatccgcatttacCTTTAAAGCCAAACACCATCTCGTCAATTGTTACGCATTCACCTACACTGTACATATCTAAAAACTTCCGAGACATGTCATCTACCAACTCTCTAATTGGTGCGAGCTTATCACACGTCACTCTTTCTTTTCTAGTATTGACGTCATCGAAACGAAGAGCTCTTTGCAGCGTGCAGAATCGATTCTCGCTCATTACACTCCTAAAATAAATTGGGGCTGAACCATCCGTAGCCCAAATGTCATTAGTATCCGTATGTGATAGCTTCAAGCTTCCAGATAGATATAATAGCCCTAGAAAAGCTCTAATTTCTTCGTCATCTGTCAAAGGACAATCTCTTGGACGTGTAAAACTCTTTTGGAGTATTTCTAGTCTTTGATTCGTGAAcagtgttatttttttaataacagaAGAATCAAAAAAAAGCTCCCAAGCTTCTAATGGTGATTTCGCATTCTTTGCTGGTCCTTTAACTCCAGCAACCTcagtcaaaatattttttagcagAGTTTTTGATGCTGGTGGTTCTGTTTTACTCCATACCGTTGTACGGTCTTTACCTAAATAAGATGATTCATTGGGTCCAGAGATGGCTTCAAGTGATTCGTTGTTATTGTTTCCatcatactttttattattgccATTACCACCGGaaaaattatcatcatcatcatcatcttcgtcgtcatcatcatcatcttcatcCGGAGTAACATCACTGTCAGCGTTCTCAATTGATGATGGCAAAATTTCGTCATCTGAGaaatcatttgaattttcctCTCTAAAAACTAatgtttcttcttttttttcctcGGCAGCTAACCACCTTGCCCGTTGTCTTGTCAACATTTCGATCTAAAATCAAAACAACTTAGTATTCGGTTGCTGTCATcatttatcgatttttattatagaattcaaataagtattcaatactactaataataataacaataaaaaagatatctaaattttttttaaaaacaattttattaaaaaaatcgcttgctcataaaattattactcaaatgtattttaataaattatttattgttgatattattattattattattgttaatattattaattctataattattattaatgcttCTATTGttactagaattttttcatcattttaactcaaaattaattaaaaacaaaataaaattcaattacctGTTGTGGTTACAACCTCGAAATTCTTCTTGAATATTATacacaaattacatataatataaatatatatttgtaaatataataattaatattttaataatatatttttgtttgtgacaaaatacttattacgcgtagaattattcttaattattaataaaaaatgtatctctATTAAGAGAGAATACCTAAATGTCAAacctaaatatttatatatctatatcgtACAAGAGAATATTACCACACACAATTTGGCAACAGCGCGCGGTGGACATTTACCGGTTACTAACTCGCACTGGGCGGCGTCACGCCgcttttcaatttctttcgcatgaaaatattttttttttaacaaaataatttatttcttaggaGCGGCTAATGCTAGAAATTCCTTTAGAATGTCTAATTCAAGcattctaattttttcaacgTCATCCGTCACCGTAATTATGAGAAAATtgcataattgtaaaaaaggCGGCGCCGCGCTCATTGAGCGAGTGACGAAGGGTTAACGAGTAAACAATAAAGtgtcgtcactttccaccaatgacgataattttaaattccccatcaaatCGCCAAGCGAAGTTaataaaaagcctgagcacccaCAGCTCAGGGCTAGTCGGTTCTTAAAACTTACGGTCCGCGAAGATTTGAACGTCGAAATTTCGTGCACTTTTACagcaggaatccgccctaggcgttgaaaagtcaataagaggatttttaataatttttaacctaaaccctattgcaggaatccgcatctgcgttgaaaagtcaTTAAGAAATAGCCAAGAGAGCTAAATTCTATTAaccttactgcaggaatccgccgTTGGCGTTGGAAAGTCAGTAAGAGATTTAaacttttcattaaaaatcctcaaatattgatctaaaattcgatCTGACGCAACTGTAGTAATCGTTCGTCTAGTACAATATTTGTCAGATTTTAAAATCCATCCGGTTCGATCGAATCAGTGAATTCACGTGAATTTGTGAGTCCATCTCGAGCCGAGTTTTGCgcataaaaccacttttcgggtgtgtaaaaggacgcattaaatataaatcaaaaccttattaaaatatctgttaaggataaataatcctgtaatatgaattaaatataaaattgtgaaaaactagagtgaacaagtgacgttTAGTTGAAACGTTGCAATTTGAAACATCTAAATAAAGACAAAGTTCATCACTCCAACCTTGCGGTTTTCATTCGAGAGTAGTACATAAGGTCTTATCCTATAACCCAGCCGCGCCCACTTAACTCAAATCCTAGGAGGAAGGTCAAGCTAGCTGCAACCTTCTGGAGAGGTAAAACCTGCCGTACTAGAAGAAGttacatcgaaaggtaggtgaggAACCAATTTTTCTATccatcataaaatacttttggcttaaacaagagcaccagtctctttggagacgtttgggttcttaatattcgaaaagatccactataaataataaattataggaagataatttctttctcgtattctttattgttgtccgcaccctccaacccgcttgtctAACATTACTATCGCTAGCAAAAGGAGAAATcctggataaataattaaaaattaagcggcggacataataCATTAGTAAACGGGTGCacccgttttttaaatttaacctcCACTGGTGTATCCGTTTATGATAAACGGGCACATGCGTTTATTTAAGACGGGTAGAAATGCTTAGACTTGATCAGTACTAGTAAATGGGTgcgggttttttaaatttaacctgCACTTGTGTATCCGTTCATGATAAACGGGCACATCCGTTTATTTAAGACGGGTAGAGAGACAAACTTAATCACTACTAGTAAACGGGCGTACCcgttgtttaaatttaacctGCACTGAAGGTGTATCCGTTAATGATAAACGGGCACATCCGTTTATTTAAGACGGGCAGAAATACTTAGACTTAATCAGTACTAGCAAACGGGTGCagccgttttttaaatttaacctgCACTGGTGTATCCGTTCATGATAAACGGGCAAATCCGTCTACTAAAATAGGTAGAAATACTTAGACTTAATCAGTCATCTACAAAGATTTCTGCAGAGGGTTTGtgctttttcaaaatttgagcaTTGGTAATGAATAATGGGTGCATGAGCAAATAATATTACATGTCTATAAAcataaattcaatttgaaaACAATTAGAAACATATAATGTGCAAATTTTCTCTATAAACAAATacttaaaacaattatttctaGGACAATTATAATCATACTTAAATTTgagtgtaattattaaatatttgtatggaaatatttttttgcagaCTTTGTATTTCCACATAGAGATTTCATGCACAATGGTTTTTAAATCGcaaattcatttatatacatttttttaaacaagttATGAGATTCTATCGGACTTTATGAAACTTTGTAAACAGAAAATCTTAACATTATCGAATTTTGGAATTATACATCATTTATTCAACTTGTATTTCCTGCTATTGATTAAGTGAGAAACGAGACTCATACTATTACCTAATGTTCggattaatataaaaaaaaaagtgaatttacTGAACTAATTATCTCTCGCATGATGTAAGTTTTAATGTTTCAACAAtacctttttattattacgatTGCTTTCTGAAAACTtttgaaatgtaatttattcCCGCTTTGTAGAGGTTATGACAGATTTCCAAAGGTGTTCCAACGAACGAATGATCCTGGAATGAATAGTCGGGGTTCAGGAAAGCAACGTTAAGTGCTCATAGTGGGGCGGATATTTTCTAGTCAAGAGAAGTTCTCACTTGTTCAATTTCGTGTATCACGCGGGAAACAACTCTCTTGCTTGGAATTTCTCAACACCCTTTATACACTTTTACTGTCTATTGTGTGAAAGATTTatctgaagtttatttaataatcgtATATTTTCAGTTCCTATTGAATATTTGTTGACTATTAAGTTTCTATTGTTTGCATAAccgaaaaaagtaattttccaGCATACAAATAATATCTATAAGCTTCATTTGCATCGTTTTTAGATAGAGGTATTACATATATAGGTAAGTACTTTTGTTTTAGTTTAATAGTTGCGTCATTCCAATAACACcggcacagaaaaaaaattaagtagaatGTACATTTGACCGGACCTACTTACGGGTACGTATTTTggtccgctgaatccg
This window of the Microplitis mediator isolate UGA2020A chromosome 8, iyMicMedi2.1, whole genome shotgun sequence genome carries:
- the LOC130673890 gene encoding uncharacterized protein LOC130673890; the encoded protein is MLTRQRARWLAAEEKKEETLVFREENSNDFSDDEILPSSIENADNDDDDDNFSGGNGNNKKYDGNNNNESLEAISGPNESSYLGKDRTTVWSKTEPPASKTLLKNILTEVAGVKGPAKNAKSPLEAWELFFDSSVIKKITLFTNQRLEILQKSFTRPRDCPLTDDEEIRAFLGLLYLSGSLKLSHTDTNDIWATDGSAPIYFRSVMSENRFCTLQRALRFDDVNTRKERVTCDKLAPIRELVDDMSRKFLDMYSVGECVTIDEMVFGFKGKCGFKQYLPMKPQSYGPKAFALVDSDTFYTSAIEIYTGKQQPGPFFIDNKPATVVKRISASILGTGRNITMVNWFSSIGVIDELQKEHRTTVVATIKKNKRELPPEFVNPKKRSVNSSLIGYNEGKVLVSYVPKKGKCVVVVSSMHQSGTIDVNTGDQQKPEIITFYNRTKGGVDTVDQLRGSYSVARCSNRWPLTLFYDILDIVGINSQIIYSENTNYTMPRKKYLKCLATELTKPWMIRRLKIPSLSAELRSSIINCAGIKTTKTHNYLESDRKRCAFCPSKKNRKTSTVCCHCSSRICGEHTRAICKQCFNLDNTLEN